Within the Legionella pneumophila subsp. pneumophila str. Philadelphia 1 genome, the region AAAAGCTATTATTTCTATCACTGAGGAAATTCGAAGAAGAGGTGAACGCGAGATCGATTCCCAGGTGGTTGGCGAGTTGGTAATGAAGGAATTATTCAGGCTTGATCATGTGGCCTATGTGCGTTTTGCATCAGTGTATAAACGCTTTAAAGATGTGAGTGATTTTAGACAAACAATTGATCAAATGAAAAATGAAGATAAGGAAAAGTCTTAGATAAAAAATGTGAAGGGCTCACTTTTCTTGTTGTTATTAGAATAATATGAGGTAATTGTGGAAAAACAATCAATTCGTGGTAAAAGACGAGCTCGAAAATTTGCATTGCAAGCCCTTTATCAATGGCTGATGTCTGGTACAGATCTTCATGAAATTGAAGCTCAATTCAGAACAATTAATAATATGGATAAAGTAGATGGAGAATATTTCTGCCGCCTGTTATACGGCATTCCAACTCATGTGGAAGCATTGGAGGCAAGTTTACTGCCGTATCTAGACAGAGAAATCAATGCATTGAATCCAATAGAGCTTACTGTATTGAGAATTGGGTCTTTTGAATTGTTTCATTGCCCTGAGATACCTTATAAGGTCATTCTTGATGAATCAGTATCCTTGACTAAAGAGTTTGGTTCACAAGAGGGATATCGTTACGTTAATGGGGTATTGAATAATTTGGCAAAACAGGTTCGTTCTGTTGAAGTCAGTCTTGATAATGAATGAATTTACCCTGATTGATCATTATTTTAAATCCATCCCATGCA harbors:
- the nusB gene encoding transcription antitermination factor NusB; the encoded protein is MEKQSIRGKRRARKFALQALYQWLMSGTDLHEIEAQFRTINNMDKVDGEYFCRLLYGIPTHVEALEASLLPYLDREINALNPIELTVLRIGSFELFHCPEIPYKVILDESVSLTKEFGSQEGYRYVNGVLNNLAKQVRSVEVSLDNE